One Planctomicrobium piriforme DNA segment encodes these proteins:
- a CDS encoding UbiA-like polyprenyltransferase — protein MTADTLPQSAPPVTVWKRVTDLLGLIRFSHTVFALPFALLSALLAWQTAPFHPQQLAGIVLCMVFARSAAMAFNRLVDRDFDAQNPRTAKRHLPAGQLSVGLVTTFTILCSAGFIASTLCFLPNPWPLRLSVPVLLFLLSYSYAKRFTALCHYWLSAALMLSPLAAWIAITGGIAWPPVWLAAVIFFWVGGFDILYATQDAEFDRTQKLHSLPSRLGVQPALRLALASHLITIACLFAFWKSAGLGPLFLAGAVGVSLLLIYEHWLVRPNDLSRVNVAFFNINAVISLGLLAIAALDLWIFPKG, from the coding sequence ATGACCGCCGACACTCTTCCGCAATCTGCTCCCCCTGTTACCGTCTGGAAGCGAGTGACCGATCTGCTCGGTCTCATCCGGTTCAGCCATACGGTGTTTGCGCTGCCGTTTGCATTGCTATCGGCCCTGCTGGCCTGGCAGACAGCGCCCTTTCATCCGCAGCAACTGGCGGGCATCGTGCTGTGCATGGTCTTCGCCCGGTCGGCGGCGATGGCGTTCAATCGCCTGGTCGATCGGGACTTCGACGCTCAGAACCCGCGCACCGCGAAGCGGCATCTGCCGGCCGGACAACTCTCTGTCGGGCTGGTGACAACCTTCACGATCCTCTGCAGCGCAGGCTTCATCGCTTCAACGCTCTGTTTTCTGCCGAATCCCTGGCCGCTGCGGCTGTCGGTGCCCGTGCTGTTGTTTCTGCTGAGTTACTCGTACGCCAAGCGTTTCACCGCACTCTGCCACTACTGGCTGAGTGCTGCGCTCATGCTTTCTCCCCTCGCGGCGTGGATCGCGATTACCGGCGGCATTGCCTGGCCCCCAGTCTGGCTGGCGGCGGTCATTTTCTTCTGGGTCGGAGGCTTCGACATCCTGTATGCCACGCAGGACGCCGAGTTTGATCGCACTCAGAAACTGCATTCGCTCCCCTCGCGACTCGGCGTGCAACCGGCGCTGCGGCTGGCCCTCGCAAGCCATCTGATCACGATTGCCTGCCTGTTTGCGTTCTGGAAGTCGGCCGGGCTGGGACCGTTGTTTCTGGCCGGAGCAGTGGGAGTGAGTCTGCTCTTGATCTACGAACACTGGCTGGTGCGACCGAATGACTTGAGCCGCGTCAATGTCGCGTTTTTCAACATCAATGCCGTGATCAGCCTGGGATTGCTCGCGATTGCCGCTCTTGATTTGTGGATTTTCCCGAAGGGATGA
- a CDS encoding prenyltransferase/squalene oxidase repeat-containing protein, with protein MQTSRRQFLAASSRALCVGLPVLSLLAPCASKADDINRQAVDEAISRALVYISSQQKSEGFWLTDAWGESTAITSLAVMAFLSAGYVPGEGVYGEQINKGIRWVVSQQQANGMLIRKTQSHGPMYDHGICSLMLAEVCGMMDGADAVPVRRALEKAILLILESQAVEKFERHQGGWRYQIDSRDSDLSVTGWQVMALRAAKDIGCDVPADAIERAVEYVKMCSDRKQSGFGYQPGNSPTPTLTGTGITCLEVCGDHHSKESLAGAQWLLSHPLVERSAYFYYGVYYTGVGLFKIGGELGAKNYRHLVDILLPIQRPDGGWNPQHGSEKQAGRIYSTSLTVLAMAVDYRYLPIYQR; from the coding sequence ATGCAGACCAGTCGGCGGCAATTTCTGGCGGCGAGTTCACGGGCCCTGTGCGTTGGCCTGCCTGTGCTGTCGTTGCTTGCGCCGTGTGCGTCAAAAGCCGATGACATCAATCGTCAGGCGGTCGATGAAGCGATCTCGCGGGCGCTTGTTTACATCTCTTCACAGCAGAAGTCCGAAGGGTTTTGGCTGACCGACGCCTGGGGAGAATCGACCGCCATCACGTCGCTGGCAGTGATGGCATTCCTGTCCGCAGGCTATGTCCCTGGCGAAGGGGTGTACGGAGAGCAGATTAACAAGGGGATTCGCTGGGTCGTCTCGCAGCAGCAGGCCAACGGCATGCTGATCCGCAAAACGCAGAGCCACGGGCCGATGTACGACCACGGCATCTGCTCGCTGATGCTGGCGGAAGTTTGCGGCATGATGGATGGCGCCGACGCCGTGCCAGTGCGTCGCGCTCTTGAGAAAGCGATCTTGCTGATTCTCGAATCGCAGGCAGTGGAGAAATTCGAACGCCATCAGGGGGGCTGGCGATACCAGATCGACAGCCGCGACAGCGATCTGAGCGTCACCGGGTGGCAGGTGATGGCCCTCCGCGCGGCGAAAGACATCGGCTGCGATGTTCCGGCCGACGCCATCGAACGAGCGGTCGAGTATGTGAAGATGTGTTCCGACCGCAAGCAAAGCGGCTTCGGCTACCAGCCCGGCAATAGCCCGACTCCCACGCTCACCGGCACGGGCATCACCTGTCTCGAAGTGTGCGGCGATCATCATTCGAAAGAATCGCTCGCCGGAGCGCAATGGCTCCTGTCACATCCGCTCGTGGAACGCTCGGCCTATTTCTATTACGGCGTCTACTACACCGGCGTCGGCCTGTTCAAAATCGGCGGCGAGCTGGGAGCGAAGAACTACCGGCATCTGGTCGATATTCTGCTGCCGATTCAACGTCCCGACGGCGGCTGGAACCCGCAGCACGGCAGCGAGAAACAGGCCGGGCGGATTTACAGCACGAGCCTGACCGTATTGGCGATGGCGGTCGACTACCGCTACCTGCCGATCTATCAGCGCTGA
- a CDS encoding rhomboid family intramembrane serine protease — translation MFPIRDNIPSRTTPFVNFAVIALCSLVFFFQLQEQPGEPSLVERYGLIPVRVLHPDSPVEITVEAQEVRTSEGTQMVLKKRPAAPSAVSPLLTFVTCIFLHGSWMHIVGNMWFLFIFGDNIEDRFGHFGYALFYLLCGATASGVHYLHDMNSTLPTIGASGAIAGVMGAYLVWYPRAQVQTLIPLGAIAQMIVVPAPIFLGLWFLMQLFSGIGFAGGTESTGVAWWAHIGGFAAGAMIAAVLGQTPAVRPSNLERRPGPNHFGLYSVPRRQ, via the coding sequence ATGTTTCCGATCCGCGACAACATTCCTTCGCGAACAACGCCGTTCGTCAACTTTGCGGTGATCGCGCTCTGCAGTCTCGTTTTCTTCTTTCAGCTTCAAGAGCAACCCGGCGAGCCGTCGCTTGTCGAGCGCTACGGGTTGATCCCTGTGCGGGTGCTGCATCCCGACTCCCCTGTCGAGATCACGGTCGAAGCGCAGGAGGTCCGGACCAGCGAAGGGACGCAAATGGTCCTGAAGAAGCGGCCCGCCGCACCGAGTGCAGTCTCCCCGCTGCTGACGTTTGTCACCTGCATCTTTCTGCATGGCAGTTGGATGCATATTGTCGGGAACATGTGGTTTCTGTTTATCTTCGGCGACAACATCGAAGACCGCTTCGGGCACTTCGGCTATGCCCTCTTCTATCTCTTATGCGGCGCGACGGCGAGCGGCGTCCACTACCTGCATGACATGAATTCCACGTTGCCCACGATTGGGGCCAGCGGGGCGATTGCCGGAGTGATGGGCGCCTATCTTGTCTGGTATCCCCGTGCTCAGGTGCAGACGCTGATTCCGCTGGGGGCCATCGCGCAGATGATCGTCGTGCCGGCGCCGATATTCCTCGGCTTGTGGTTCCTGATGCAGCTCTTCTCGGGCATCGGTTTCGCCGGCGGCACGGAATCGACCGGGGTGGCCTGGTGGGCGCACATCGGAGGATTCGCGGCAGGAGCGATGATTGCCGCGGTGCTGGGGCAGACCCCAGCCGTGCGTCCAAGCAACCTTGAGCGACGCCCCGGTCCCAATCATTTTGGACTGTATTCGGTCCCTCGGCGGCAGTGA
- a CDS encoding thiol-disulfide oxidoreductase DCC family protein, which translates to MIAETELNAEPTPFSGRVLPYGKDVEVFYDGGCPLCQREIAMLKRLDRLRRIQFTDIVDSTFDPTKFGLNHDQVMAEIHGRLPDGTVIKGVEVFRRLYAAVGYRWLTSLTRLPGLSQLLNIGYSMFAKNRLKLTGRCTPESCSVDPSK; encoded by the coding sequence GTGATTGCCGAGACTGAATTAAACGCCGAACCCACGCCATTTAGCGGCCGAGTCCTCCCGTATGGTAAGGACGTGGAAGTTTTTTACGACGGCGGGTGTCCGTTATGCCAGCGTGAAATCGCGATGTTGAAACGGCTCGACCGCCTGCGGCGGATCCAGTTTACTGACATTGTGGATTCAACTTTTGATCCGACAAAGTTTGGCTTGAATCACGATCAGGTGATGGCCGAGATTCACGGTCGACTGCCGGACGGCACGGTCATCAAAGGGGTTGAAGTCTTTCGCCGCCTGTATGCTGCCGTCGGTTACCGCTGGCTGACGTCGCTGACCAGACTGCCAGGTCTCTCGCAACTGCTGAACATCGGCTACTCGATGTTCGCAAAAAATCGCCTGAAGCTGACTGGCCGCTGCACGCCTGAGAGTTGCTCGGTCGACCCGTCGAAGTAG
- a CDS encoding motility associated factor glycosyltransferase family protein, with protein MFFRRHTDGARVSVPLENQFAGPFATPCWIIGGGPSLSKLAIDEILNSPAPRFAMNLAGAGLLRPHFWTSYDPTVRFQQSIYLDPSITKFVHEGRAMDLVPETTFKVCECPALYLIDREKQRGFQDFPGTGPSPITDWQDSLIQAIDIAYRLGFRDLYLAGCEMHVAPSRSLRRAAAERGVRFQPRMLLGEFARRCEQAGSSRAEIEARATEPQYHFDETKSFAAAIQTDFHYFRVCQYLRLARRSMALAGLRLFSVTPGSRLNDHFPSMTVSAACRRMTTQAGDPSTEQTRGRYSNPEERRLEHVGPMRDFRPHFWPAPKNPPHSATKSAPMNENQRLQQALAEVPEVVIDLNEEG; from the coding sequence TTGTTTTTTCGTCGTCATACCGATGGGGCGCGGGTTTCGGTTCCGCTCGAGAATCAGTTCGCCGGTCCGTTTGCCACTCCCTGCTGGATCATTGGAGGGGGGCCATCGCTGTCGAAGCTGGCGATTGATGAAATTCTGAACTCGCCTGCTCCGCGTTTTGCGATGAACCTGGCGGGCGCCGGTTTGCTGCGTCCGCATTTCTGGACCAGTTATGACCCCACAGTGAGGTTTCAGCAGTCGATCTATCTGGACCCTTCGATTACAAAGTTCGTCCATGAGGGCCGAGCGATGGACCTCGTTCCGGAAACGACGTTCAAGGTGTGCGAGTGCCCGGCGCTGTACCTGATCGACCGCGAGAAGCAGCGCGGGTTTCAGGACTTCCCCGGCACAGGCCCTTCGCCGATCACCGACTGGCAGGACTCGCTGATTCAGGCGATCGACATCGCGTATCGGCTCGGCTTTCGTGACTTGTATTTGGCGGGTTGTGAAATGCACGTTGCCCCCTCCAGGTCACTCCGCCGTGCGGCTGCGGAACGGGGCGTCAGGTTCCAGCCGAGAATGTTGCTGGGAGAATTTGCCCGGCGCTGTGAACAGGCGGGGAGCTCAAGAGCGGAGATCGAAGCGCGAGCGACGGAGCCGCAATATCATTTCGACGAGACCAAAAGTTTCGCGGCGGCGATTCAGACGGACTTTCATTACTTTCGTGTGTGCCAGTATCTGCGGCTCGCCCGTCGCTCGATGGCCCTCGCCGGACTACGGCTCTTCAGCGTCACGCCTGGCAGTAGATTGAACGATCATTTCCCGTCCATGACCGTGTCGGCAGCCTGTCGAAGGATGACCACGCAAGCTGGAGACCCATCCACGGAACAGACTCGCGGACGGTATTCCAACCCCGAAGAACGCCGCCTGGAGCATGTTGGCCCGATGCGGGACTTTCGCCCGCATTTCTGGCCAGCGCCGAAGAATCCGCCGCATTCGGCAACGAAATCGGCCCCGATGAACGAAAATCAGCGCCTGCAACAGGCACTGGCCGAAGTGCCGGAAGTGGTGATCGATCTGAATGAGGAAGGCTAG
- a CDS encoding aldo/keto reductase, producing MKLRQLGNTDMYVSPVAMGCWPIAGVTSVDVTEQNSLSTLQAAFDAGVNFFDTAYIYGYEGESERLIAAALGGHRDQIILATKCGLHWGPDRQQARDARPETIFRECDESLRRLRTDRIDLYYLHASDPMVPVADSAGALLELQQSGKIRAVGVSNFSSLVEYEIFHSVCPITAVQPPYNMLQREIEADLLPWCRMHGISAVVYWPLMKGFLAGKLQRSHVWDPRDGRQKYPVFVGEEWDKTHDFVDRIRVIANEAGLTVAQLVIAWTIRQAGITAALCGAKRPDQIRETAFAMNAYVTDDQFARCWEAIEQRGPVATRPAVMPMQGQNQGIGVRS from the coding sequence ATGAAGCTGCGGCAACTCGGAAATACGGACATGTACGTCTCGCCGGTCGCAATGGGCTGCTGGCCGATTGCCGGAGTCACCAGCGTCGACGTCACCGAGCAGAACAGCCTGTCGACGTTACAGGCAGCGTTCGATGCGGGAGTCAACTTCTTCGACACCGCGTACATCTACGGGTACGAAGGGGAAAGCGAACGACTGATTGCCGCAGCGCTCGGAGGGCATCGGGATCAGATCATCCTGGCGACCAAGTGCGGACTGCACTGGGGACCGGATCGACAGCAGGCTCGCGACGCCCGCCCGGAGACGATTTTCCGCGAATGCGATGAATCGCTGCGGCGGCTGCGCACTGACCGTATCGATCTGTACTACCTGCATGCGTCCGACCCGATGGTGCCGGTCGCCGATTCCGCCGGTGCGCTGCTCGAACTGCAGCAGTCAGGCAAGATTCGCGCTGTCGGCGTGTCAAACTTTTCGTCACTTGTGGAATACGAAATCTTTCATTCGGTCTGTCCGATCACCGCCGTGCAGCCGCCGTACAATATGTTGCAGCGGGAAATCGAAGCCGACCTGCTGCCGTGGTGCCGGATGCATGGGATCTCAGCGGTCGTGTACTGGCCGCTGATGAAGGGCTTTTTGGCTGGAAAGCTGCAGCGAAGCCACGTCTGGGATCCGCGCGACGGTCGGCAGAAATACCCTGTCTTTGTGGGTGAAGAATGGGACAAGACCCATGACTTTGTGGATCGCATTCGGGTGATCGCGAACGAAGCTGGTCTGACCGTGGCGCAGCTCGTGATTGCATGGACGATTCGTCAGGCTGGCATTACGGCCGCGCTGTGCGGAGCGAAGCGTCCGGACCAGATCCGGGAAACAGCCTTCGCGATGAACGCCTATGTCACCGACGACCAGTTCGCCAGATGCTGGGAAGCGATCGAACAACGCGGGCCGGTTGCGACCCGGCCTGCCGTCATGCCGATGCAGGGGCAGAATCAGGGGATAGGAGTTAGGAGTTAG
- a CDS encoding prephenate dehydrogenase — translation MEPVVGEIAACSPSGGAAITIGGMAETGSQFDCIAVMGVGLIGGSIALAAKSCGAARSVIGFGRNRDRLAAAKSHGVIDEAATSSDDLSRAGLIVVCTPVDRIATDVLAALQATEGTSTLVTDAGSVKGSIQRAVDLEYSGDRFVAAHPLAGSHHSGFEHANASLLPGRLCVLTPRGYPTVDDNVQQVRRFWERLGMRVRLMSVQEHDKTLALTSHLPHLAASAVASLVEPAILEYASTGYRDTTRVAAGDPELWSAIFALNKPEMLRGIDRLVSALQQCRIALDEERHQDLRGFLQGASEARRQYRDDPSRPDDGT, via the coding sequence TTGGAGCCGGTCGTCGGGGAGATCGCCGCATGTTCGCCGTCAGGCGGTGCGGCGATTACAATCGGCGGCATGGCGGAAACGGGTTCACAATTCGATTGCATCGCGGTGATGGGCGTCGGGCTGATCGGCGGCTCCATCGCGCTCGCTGCGAAGAGCTGCGGCGCGGCGCGATCGGTGATTGGATTCGGACGCAACCGCGACCGTCTGGCCGCGGCGAAATCTCACGGGGTGATCGACGAGGCGGCCACGTCGTCTGACGACCTGTCTCGTGCAGGTCTGATTGTGGTCTGCACGCCCGTCGACCGCATCGCGACCGATGTTCTCGCCGCATTACAGGCGACCGAGGGGACGTCGACGCTGGTGACGGATGCCGGGAGCGTCAAGGGGAGCATTCAGCGGGCGGTTGATCTGGAATACAGCGGCGACCGCTTTGTCGCCGCGCATCCATTGGCTGGTTCTCATCACAGCGGATTCGAACATGCCAATGCCAGCTTGCTGCCGGGCCGGTTGTGCGTACTGACGCCGAGGGGGTATCCGACTGTCGACGACAACGTCCAGCAGGTGCGGCGGTTCTGGGAACGGCTCGGAATGCGCGTGCGGCTGATGTCGGTGCAGGAACATGACAAGACATTGGCGCTGACGAGTCACCTGCCGCATCTGGCGGCATCGGCGGTGGCTTCTCTCGTTGAGCCGGCGATTCTCGAATATGCCAGCACCGGTTACAGGGACACAACGCGTGTCGCGGCAGGCGACCCGGAATTGTGGTCGGCAATTTTTGCGTTGAACAAGCCGGAGATGCTGCGCGGCATCGACCGGTTGGTGTCAGCGCTGCAGCAGTGCCGCATCGCGCTCGACGAAGAACGGCATCAGGATCTGCGAGGTTTCCTGCAAGGGGCCAGTGAAGCGCGACGCCAGTATCGCGATGATCCAAGCCGTCCGGACGACGGCACCTGA
- a CDS encoding CotH kinase family protein has protein sequence MSSRKFAVALLLMGGASVAAFAQNQDGPPGGMFPGGFPPGPPPGGMMHQERKLVSQFDKDGDKRLNRTERDDARKFMKENPQRGPGGFGRPGFGPGGPGGPGGGMPPGGPGGGPNGGPPGGGPMGGPPGGGRGFGPPGFGPGREREPASPGPKVAVDEVQPIEAALYDPTVFRTVFLTFEDPDWETEMAEFNNTDVEIPATLVVDGKTYPQVGVHFRGMSSFMGVQAGSKRSLNVSLDFVDENQRLDGYKTLNLNNSHEDPSFLHTVLYFDIARKYIAAPKANFVRVVINGESWGVYSNVQQFDKTLVKENFRESNGARWKVPGSPGGRGGLEYLGDDPEAYKKIYDIKSKDDDAAWQALIKLCKTLNETPADKLEAALEPMLDVDGALWFLALENVLINSDGYWIRASDYSIYLDEKGKFHILPHDANETFQAAMGPGMGMGPPGMGPGGRGMGRGPGGPNGPGGPGGPGNGPPEGGPPGGGPMGFGPPPDGGPPMGPPMGPPGQGGPMGRQRGPGGMTSPGGKNGIELEPLYGLKDTSKPLRSKLLAVPALKEKYLDHVLTLTEDWLDWQKLGPVVESYVRLIDSAVEQDTKKLSSTAAFRAAVSQTSSGEANDRRMSLKSFADQRRKFLLSQPEIKKAGKAR, from the coding sequence ATGTCTTCCCGTAAGTTTGCTGTCGCTTTGTTATTGATGGGAGGCGCGAGCGTTGCCGCCTTTGCCCAGAATCAGGATGGTCCGCCGGGGGGCATGTTTCCGGGCGGCTTTCCCCCTGGCCCGCCTCCAGGCGGGATGATGCATCAGGAACGCAAACTCGTTTCGCAGTTTGATAAAGATGGAGACAAGCGTCTCAATCGCACGGAACGGGACGATGCCCGCAAGTTCATGAAAGAGAACCCGCAGAGAGGGCCGGGCGGCTTTGGCCGGCCGGGTTTTGGTCCGGGTGGACCAGGCGGTCCTGGCGGGGGAATGCCGCCAGGCGGACCGGGTGGCGGGCCGAATGGAGGGCCCCCCGGGGGAGGACCGATGGGCGGTCCACCGGGCGGTGGTCGTGGTTTTGGGCCTCCGGGCTTCGGGCCGGGTCGCGAGCGTGAACCAGCCAGCCCCGGGCCGAAAGTCGCCGTGGACGAAGTGCAGCCGATCGAGGCCGCGCTCTATGACCCGACGGTTTTCCGCACCGTGTTCCTGACGTTCGAAGATCCGGACTGGGAAACGGAGATGGCCGAGTTTAACAACACGGACGTCGAAATCCCGGCGACGTTGGTCGTCGACGGGAAAACCTATCCGCAGGTGGGGGTACATTTCCGCGGTATGTCGTCATTCATGGGCGTGCAGGCAGGCTCGAAGCGCTCGCTGAATGTCTCGCTCGACTTTGTGGATGAGAATCAGCGGCTCGACGGCTATAAAACTCTCAACCTCAACAACTCGCACGAAGATCCTTCGTTTCTGCATACCGTGCTGTACTTCGACATCGCACGCAAATACATCGCCGCGCCGAAGGCGAACTTCGTGCGGGTGGTGATTAACGGCGAGAGCTGGGGCGTGTACTCGAACGTGCAGCAGTTCGACAAAACGCTGGTGAAGGAAAACTTCAGGGAGTCGAACGGAGCGCGGTGGAAAGTGCCGGGAAGTCCCGGCGGACGCGGCGGGCTCGAATACCTGGGTGACGATCCCGAGGCGTACAAGAAGATCTACGACATCAAGTCGAAAGACGATGACGCGGCCTGGCAGGCGCTGATCAAACTCTGCAAGACGCTGAATGAAACCCCGGCCGACAAGCTGGAAGCGGCGCTGGAGCCGATGCTCGACGTGGACGGAGCATTGTGGTTCCTGGCGCTGGAAAACGTGCTGATCAACAGCGACGGCTACTGGATTCGGGCCAGCGACTACAGCATCTATCTCGATGAGAAAGGAAAGTTCCACATCCTGCCGCACGACGCGAATGAAACGTTTCAGGCGGCGATGGGCCCCGGCATGGGGATGGGGCCGCCGGGCATGGGACCAGGCGGACGCGGCATGGGACGCGGGCCCGGGGGACCAAATGGTCCGGGCGGGCCAGGCGGGCCTGGAAATGGTCCTCCAGAGGGAGGACCACCGGGCGGCGGTCCGATGGGCTTTGGCCCTCCGCCGGACGGTGGACCGCCAATGGGCCCCCCGATGGGACCACCAGGACAGGGCGGCCCGATGGGACGTCAACGCGGACCAGGTGGTATGACAAGCCCTGGCGGGAAGAACGGCATCGAACTCGAACCGCTGTATGGACTGAAAGACACGTCGAAGCCGCTCCGCAGCAAACTGCTGGCGGTGCCGGCTCTGAAAGAAAAGTATCTGGACCATGTCCTTACTTTGACCGAGGATTGGCTGGACTGGCAGAAGCTGGGGCCAGTGGTCGAGAGCTACGTCCGTTTGATCGACTCCGCGGTCGAACAGGACACGAAGAAGCTCTCATCGACGGCGGCGTTCCGGGCAGCGGTTTCCCAGACGTCGAGCGGCGAGGCGAACGATCGGCGAATGTCGCTGAAGAGCTTTGCCGACCAGCGGCGGAAGTTTCTGCTGAGCCAGCCGGAGATCAAGAAAGCGGGAAAAGCTCGCTGA
- a CDS encoding DUF4956 domain-containing protein, which translates to MPEWLTSTDIIDPSVPPQTLAVRLLVSLAFGLCVSGIYRISHGRHHGNPAALGTTLVLLSVLIAMVSMTIGNSVARAFSLVGALSIVRFRTVVDDTRDTAFVILSVIVGMASGAGLLLLPVVGLPIVGVTAVALSRWPWRGKGNNGAGHCRLTIRLALGRDPAQTLEHVLQRSLANVGLVEVATARQGAALDLTYVGQLLPQSSLTQFVSELNQVEGVMGVELHLN; encoded by the coding sequence ATGCCTGAGTGGCTCACTTCGACCGACATCATTGACCCTTCCGTGCCGCCCCAGACGCTGGCAGTTCGGCTGCTGGTGTCGCTGGCGTTCGGGCTGTGCGTGTCGGGGATCTATCGCATCTCGCACGGCCGGCATCATGGGAACCCTGCCGCACTGGGGACCACGCTGGTGTTGCTGTCGGTACTGATTGCGATGGTCTCGATGACCATCGGCAACAGCGTTGCCAGGGCGTTCAGTCTGGTGGGAGCATTATCGATCGTGCGGTTTCGGACAGTCGTTGATGATACCCGTGACACCGCGTTTGTGATTCTCTCAGTCATAGTAGGCATGGCGAGTGGCGCCGGCCTGTTGCTGTTGCCGGTGGTTGGGTTGCCCATCGTCGGAGTCACGGCGGTGGCATTAAGCCGGTGGCCGTGGCGCGGGAAGGGCAACAACGGCGCAGGTCATTGCCGACTGACGATTCGTCTCGCGCTGGGGCGCGATCCGGCTCAAACCCTCGAACATGTTTTGCAGCGCTCACTGGCCAATGTGGGGCTGGTTGAAGTGGCGACCGCCCGACAAGGGGCCGCGCTCGATCTCACTTACGTTGGCCAACTGCTGCCGCAGTCATCGCTCACGCAATTTGTATCTGAACTCAATCAGGTGGAAGGGGTGATGGGGGTTGAGCTCCATCTGAATTAG
- a CDS encoding polyphosphate polymerase domain-containing protein, protein MSATSVQATTMSCGSGTAFESPSLRCGVEQGASSEVKFLVSADLAAALELLLQDELTIDPHAAPFSDQRYQVRTLYTDTDAFAVFHRQGVHRHHKYRVRRYGDHSTVYLEQKSKTNGRVGKRRSAATLAELCLLTCSYHRSAEQDWFCRSVVEDGLKPVCEVAYERRPYFGILEGQPVRLTLDRQLRGRPAAAWSFDHQAEWRPLFADRMICELKFVGALPRRFKEAIAQLGMIPGGCSKYRHCVETLKLAERREPVDA, encoded by the coding sequence ATGTCTGCGACTTCCGTGCAGGCGACAACGATGTCGTGCGGGAGCGGGACTGCGTTTGAGTCCCCTTCGCTGCGGTGCGGGGTGGAACAGGGGGCATCATCGGAAGTCAAGTTTCTGGTGAGTGCAGACCTGGCGGCGGCACTTGAGTTGCTGCTGCAGGACGAGCTGACGATTGACCCGCATGCCGCACCCTTTTCGGACCAGCGGTATCAGGTGCGAACTCTCTATACTGATACCGATGCCTTCGCGGTTTTTCATCGACAGGGTGTGCATCGACATCACAAGTATCGGGTCCGGCGCTATGGCGACCACTCGACCGTCTATCTTGAACAGAAGTCCAAGACGAACGGTCGCGTGGGAAAACGTCGCAGCGCGGCGACTCTGGCCGAACTCTGTCTGTTGACGTGTTCTTACCATCGCAGTGCCGAGCAGGACTGGTTCTGCCGGTCTGTCGTTGAAGACGGATTGAAACCCGTCTGCGAAGTGGCCTATGAGCGGCGGCCGTATTTTGGCATCCTCGAAGGACAGCCGGTGCGATTGACGCTGGATCGGCAACTGCGCGGCCGGCCGGCTGCGGCTTGGTCGTTCGATCATCAGGCCGAATGGCGACCGTTATTTGCAGACCGCATGATCTGCGAATTGAAGTTTGTCGGCGCGTTGCCACGACGATTCAAAGAAGCCATTGCTCAACTGGGCATGATTCCCGGCGGGTGTTCGAAGTATCGGCATTGCGTCGAGACTCTGAAACTGGCGGAACGCCGGGAGCCGGTCGATGCCTGA
- a CDS encoding helix-turn-helix transcriptional regulator — protein sequence MDAWDLLLPLLEIETVERLTEFGGAEETLSADWPVVYAVAGGDWTFAFDSVDVELRLHAGDVLVVTKPVPHRLHLQPTPGVADASQVGATVALAELLRMRCRAHGHDDPAATSSLPPTIHLHAVFMPMAGRFEGADLTREVAQILVSVLLATQAPAMSSATLSGVDPEIAQAILAMERTPAKAWTIQRLASEAGISRSALAQKFKEQTGQTPSDYLLNIRMKLADEMLRGRRQHLKEIARLTGYQSVSAFSTAFKRWSGSPPSVHRKQGRS from the coding sequence ATGGATGCGTGGGATTTGCTGTTGCCGTTGCTCGAAATTGAAACCGTCGAACGCCTGACCGAATTCGGGGGGGCGGAGGAGACTCTGTCTGCCGACTGGCCGGTGGTGTATGCCGTGGCCGGAGGGGACTGGACGTTTGCCTTCGACTCTGTCGACGTCGAGCTGCGGCTGCATGCCGGTGACGTGCTGGTGGTGACGAAGCCAGTCCCCCATCGACTGCATTTGCAGCCGACCCCGGGAGTCGCCGATGCATCCCAGGTTGGGGCGACGGTCGCTCTCGCGGAACTGCTGAGAATGCGCTGTCGAGCCCACGGTCACGATGACCCCGCGGCGACATCGTCGCTGCCGCCGACGATTCATTTGCATGCCGTCTTTATGCCGATGGCAGGGCGATTTGAAGGCGCTGACCTCACGCGAGAAGTGGCCCAGATTCTGGTGTCGGTTTTACTGGCGACCCAGGCGCCCGCGATGTCTTCGGCCACTTTGTCTGGCGTCGACCCGGAGATTGCACAGGCGATTCTGGCGATGGAACGCACGCCTGCGAAGGCGTGGACGATTCAACGCCTCGCCAGCGAGGCCGGCATCTCTCGATCGGCGCTGGCGCAGAAGTTCAAGGAACAGACCGGCCAGACGCCGAGCGACTACCTGCTGAACATTCGCATGAAACTGGCCGACGAAATGCTGCGCGGCCGACGCCAGCACCTGAAAGAAATCGCCCGACTCACAGGCTATCAATCGGTCTCCGCCTTCAGCACCGCCTTCAAACGCTGGTCGGGTTCGCCGCCAAGCGTGCATCGGAAGCAAGGGCGATCCTGA